Proteins encoded within one genomic window of Neodiprion fabricii isolate iyNeoFabr1 chromosome 6, iyNeoFabr1.1, whole genome shotgun sequence:
- the LOC124185163 gene encoding uncharacterized protein LOC124185163 isoform X1, producing the protein MCGGTCVTFGCDSCAKSIVAAKHGWIECMSTTFPGKVYYFHTSTRCSTWQRPVPRNVTLPRYKKFRESNPADSLTNDEVLPSGLSVSSTKHSIFSGDPPSAFEMHARRMQIYLEKNTDHCSSEALRDKLIESYKNAKAELAKKLDEKRRMKQPRSVAEKPKPKPRTLQASVRTIRECNGIKTISYDNVPRELPAGVKCCDLSESTSDSNFFPGPRCERSSVTDKSLIPPGQGRDEDGISGHNRRFADLTFKDLNLSDTENTESGFGSA; encoded by the exons GTCCATAGTAGCTGCGAAGCATGGATGGATCGAGTGCATGTCGACCACTTTTCCGGGCAAAGTTTACTACTTTCACACGAGTACGCGATGCTCAACGTGGCAACGACCCGTTCCGCGCAACGTCACGCTTCCGcgttacaaaaaatttcgg GAATCGAACCCGGCCGATTCGCTGACCAATGACGAGGTCCTTCCTTCAGGATTGTCGGTGTCGAGCACCAAGCATTCGATTTTCTCCGGTGATCCGCCTTCGGCGTTCGAAATGCACGCTCGCAGGATGCAGATATACCTTGAGAAAAATACCGACCATTGCAGTAGCGAGGCGCTTCGAGACAAACTGATCGAAAGCTACAAGAACGCAAAAGCCGAGCTTGCGAAAAAATTAGACGAAAAGCGGAGGATGAAGCAGCCGCGAAGCGTCGCTGAAAAACCGAAGCCGAAACCGAGAACGCTTCAGGCCTCCGTAAGAACGATCCGCGAATGTAATGGGATAAAGACTATCAGCTACGATAACGTGCCCCGGGAATTACCCGCTGGTGTAAAATGTTGCGATCTGAGCGAGAGCACATCGGATTCGAACTTCTTTCCCGGTCCGCGCTGTGAACGGTCATCGGTAACCGACAAAAGTCTAATCCCACCCGGTCAAGGTCGAGACGAAGATGGTATATCTGGTCACAATCGCCGCTTCGCCGATTTAACTTTCAAGGATTTGAATTTAAGCGATACGGAGAACACCGAGAGCGGATTCGGATCTGCGTAG
- the LOC124185163 gene encoding uncharacterized protein LOC124185163 isoform X2, with protein sequence MRLLRQVHSSCEAWMDRVHVDHFSGQSLLLSHEYAMLNVATTRSAQRHASALQKISGCDNFCIQESNPADSLTNDEVLPSGLSVSSTKHSIFSGDPPSAFEMHARRMQIYLEKNTDHCSSEALRDKLIESYKNAKAELAKKLDEKRRMKQPRSVAEKPKPKPRTLQASVRTIRECNGIKTISYDNVPRELPAGVKCCDLSESTSDSNFFPGPRCERSSVTDKSLIPPGQGRDEDGISGHNRRFADLTFKDLNLSDTENTESGFGSA encoded by the exons GTCCATAGTAGCTGCGAAGCATGGATGGATCGAGTGCATGTCGACCACTTTTCCGGGCAAAGTTTACTACTTTCACACGAGTACGCGATGCTCAACGTGGCAACGACCCGTTCCGCGCAACGTCACGCTTCCGcgttacaaaaaatttcgg GATGCGATAATTTTTGCATCCAGGAATCGAACCCGGCCGATTCGCTGACCAATGACGAGGTCCTTCCTTCAGGATTGTCGGTGTCGAGCACCAAGCATTCGATTTTCTCCGGTGATCCGCCTTCGGCGTTCGAAATGCACGCTCGCAGGATGCAGATATACCTTGAGAAAAATACCGACCATTGCAGTAGCGAGGCGCTTCGAGACAAACTGATCGAAAGCTACAAGAACGCAAAAGCCGAGCTTGCGAAAAAATTAGACGAAAAGCGGAGGATGAAGCAGCCGCGAAGCGTCGCTGAAAAACCGAAGCCGAAACCGAGAACGCTTCAGGCCTCCGTAAGAACGATCCGCGAATGTAATGGGATAAAGACTATCAGCTACGATAACGTGCCCCGGGAATTACCCGCTGGTGTAAAATGTTGCGATCTGAGCGAGAGCACATCGGATTCGAACTTCTTTCCCGGTCCGCGCTGTGAACGGTCATCGGTAACCGACAAAAGTCTAATCCCACCCGGTCAAGGTCGAGACGAAGATGGTATATCTGGTCACAATCGCCGCTTCGCCGATTTAACTTTCAAGGATTTGAATTTAAGCGATACGGAGAACACCGAGAGCGGATTCGGATCTGCGTAG